The Cystobacter fuscus DSM 2262 genome includes a region encoding these proteins:
- the fsa gene encoding fructose-6-phosphate aldolase, with protein MKFFIDTADIKEIRTAYDMGCVDGVTTNPSLLAKAGRGLEETIREICSIVDGPVSAECVSEKADELVKEGRGLAKIHKNVVVKVPMGVEGMKAVKTLTAEGIKTNVTLCFSANQALLAAKAGATYISPFVGRLDDISQDGMELIAHILEIYQNYDFQTQVLVASVRNPVHVLQSARMGAHVATLPFNVIAQLANHPLTDAGIKKFLADWEKVPKAAKP; from the coding sequence ATGAAGTTCTTCATCGATACCGCCGACATCAAGGAGATCCGCACCGCCTACGACATGGGCTGTGTGGACGGTGTGACCACCAACCCGTCGCTGCTCGCCAAGGCGGGCCGGGGTCTGGAGGAGACCATCCGGGAGATCTGTTCCATCGTGGATGGGCCCGTGAGCGCCGAGTGCGTCTCGGAGAAGGCCGACGAGCTGGTCAAGGAAGGCCGGGGCCTCGCCAAGATCCACAAGAACGTGGTGGTGAAGGTCCCGATGGGCGTGGAAGGCATGAAGGCCGTCAAGACGCTCACCGCCGAGGGCATCAAGACCAACGTGACGCTGTGCTTCTCCGCCAACCAGGCGCTGCTGGCCGCCAAGGCGGGCGCCACGTACATCTCGCCCTTCGTGGGCCGCCTGGATGACATCTCCCAGGATGGCATGGAGCTCATCGCCCACATCCTGGAGATCTACCAGAACTACGACTTCCAGACGCAGGTGCTGGTGGCCAGCGTGCGCAACCCCGTGCACGTGCTGCAGTCGGCGCGCATGGGCGCCCACGTGGCCACGCTGCCCTTCAACGTCATCGCCCAGCTGGCCAACCACCCGCTCACCGACGCGGGCATCAAGAAGTTCCTGGCCGACTGGGAGAAGGTCCCCAAGGCCGCCAAGCCCTGA
- a CDS encoding D-2-hydroxyacid dehydrogenase family protein — protein sequence MKIALLDDYQRVARDFADWTRLPADSELVVFDHHIAEREVLLETLQRFEVIVLMRERTPFPAEVIERLPNLRLLITTGNRNASIDLAACRARGITVSGTGAVGTSTAELTWGLILALIKRIPLEDRALRAGRWQTGLTTSLTGKRLGLLGLGKLGTQVARVGQAFGMEVVAWSQNLTDTRAAEVGARRVEKRELFATSDIVSLHLVLGERTRGIVGAEEFNAMKPEACFINTARAGLVDEAALVEVLRERRIAGAGLDVFSIEPLPANHPLLALDHVVLTPHLGYVTRENYTVFYRDALEDILSWKAGKPVRRLA from the coding sequence ATGAAGATCGCCCTTCTGGATGACTATCAGCGCGTCGCGCGGGACTTCGCCGACTGGACGCGCCTGCCCGCGGACAGTGAACTCGTGGTGTTCGACCACCACATCGCCGAGCGCGAGGTGCTGCTCGAGACGCTCCAACGCTTCGAGGTGATCGTCCTCATGCGCGAGCGCACGCCCTTCCCCGCCGAGGTGATCGAACGGCTGCCGAACCTGCGCCTGCTCATCACCACGGGCAACCGCAACGCGTCCATCGATCTCGCGGCCTGCCGGGCGCGCGGCATCACCGTGAGCGGCACGGGCGCGGTGGGCACGTCCACCGCGGAGCTGACCTGGGGCCTCATCCTCGCGCTCATCAAGCGAATCCCCCTCGAGGACCGGGCCCTGCGCGCGGGGCGCTGGCAGACGGGACTGACCACGAGCCTCACGGGCAAGCGGCTGGGGCTGCTGGGGCTCGGGAAGCTGGGCACGCAGGTGGCGCGCGTGGGTCAGGCGTTCGGCATGGAGGTGGTGGCCTGGAGCCAGAACCTCACCGACACGCGGGCCGCCGAGGTGGGCGCCCGCCGGGTGGAGAAGCGCGAGCTGTTCGCCACCTCCGACATCGTCAGCCTGCACCTGGTGCTCGGTGAGCGCACGCGGGGCATCGTCGGCGCGGAGGAGTTCAACGCCATGAAGCCGGAGGCCTGCTTCATCAACACCGCGCGGGCGGGACTCGTGGACGAGGCCGCGCTCGTGGAGGTGCTGCGCGAGCGGAGAATCGCCGGGGCGGGGCTGGATGTCTTCTCCATCGAGCCCCTGCCGGCGAACCATCCCCTGCTCGCCCTGGACCACGTCGTGTTGACGCCGCACCTGGGCTACGTGACGCGGGAGAACTACACCGTCTTCTACCGCGACGCGCTGGAGGACATCCTCTCCTGGAAGGCCGGCAAGCCCGTGCGCCGGCTCGCCTGA
- a CDS encoding KpsF/GutQ family sugar-phosphate isomerase, whose translation MARAPRNTARKPRLRAVPPQEDAPTAPSVPMSNEREATLAYARSVLEAEAQAILGLMGRVGDAFLRALELVRDCPGQTVVTGIGKAGLIGQKLSATLASTGIRSVFLHPTEAAHGDLGRVGRGDVILALSNSGATEELVRLLPSFKRLGAPVIALTGDAESPLARGADVVLDIGRIEEACPMGLVPTASTAALHAIGDALAMAVLRSRPFGSAEYALLHPAGKLGRSVMRVVDLMRSGTANPLVRDSAKLSEAVVVMTNTPGRPGATNVVDKQGRLVGIFTDGDLRRLVEKGFTDFERPLREVMGGKRPRCVGPEVLVLEATRLMREARVDQLPVVDAEGRAVGLLDVQDLLAARSF comes from the coding sequence ATGGCCCGAGCCCCCCGCAACACCGCCCGCAAGCCACGCCTTCGGGCCGTGCCTCCCCAGGAAGATGCACCCACGGCTCCGTCCGTGCCCATGTCGAACGAACGCGAGGCCACGCTCGCCTACGCCCGGAGCGTGCTGGAGGCGGAGGCCCAAGCCATCCTCGGGCTGATGGGGCGGGTGGGCGATGCATTCCTGCGCGCCCTGGAGCTGGTGCGCGACTGCCCGGGCCAGACGGTGGTGACGGGCATTGGCAAGGCGGGGCTCATCGGCCAGAAGCTGTCGGCCACGCTGGCCTCCACTGGCATCCGCTCCGTCTTCCTCCACCCCACCGAGGCAGCGCACGGAGACCTGGGCCGGGTGGGCCGCGGGGACGTCATCCTCGCGCTCTCCAACAGCGGCGCCACCGAGGAGCTGGTGCGGCTGCTCCCCTCCTTCAAGCGGCTGGGCGCGCCCGTCATCGCCCTCACGGGTGACGCGGAGAGCCCGCTGGCGCGCGGCGCGGACGTGGTGCTGGACATCGGCCGCATCGAGGAGGCGTGCCCCATGGGCCTGGTGCCCACCGCCTCCACCGCGGCGCTGCACGCCATCGGGGACGCGCTCGCCATGGCCGTGCTGCGCTCGCGCCCCTTCGGCTCCGCCGAGTACGCCCTGCTCCACCCCGCGGGCAAGCTGGGCCGCTCCGTCATGCGCGTCGTCGATTTGATGCGCTCGGGCACCGCCAATCCGCTCGTGCGCGACAGCGCGAAGCTGTCCGAGGCCGTGGTGGTGATGACGAACACGCCGGGGCGCCCCGGGGCCACCAACGTCGTGGACAAGCAGGGGCGGCTGGTGGGCATCTTCACGGATGGAGATCTGCGCCGGCTCGTGGAGAAGGGCTTCACCGACTTCGAGCGGCCCCTGCGTGAGGTGATGGGCGGCAAGCGGCCCCGGTGCGTGGGCCCCGAGGTGCTGGTGCTCGAGGCCACCCGCCTCATGCGCGAAGCGCGCGTGGATCAGCTCCCCGTGGTGGACGCCGAGGGCCGCGCGGTGGGCCTGCTCGATGTGCAGGACCTGCTCGCCGCGCGATCCTTCTAG